Proteins found in one Triticum aestivum cultivar Chinese Spring chromosome 4D, IWGSC CS RefSeq v2.1, whole genome shotgun sequence genomic segment:
- the LOC123096846 gene encoding replication protein A 70 kDa DNA-binding subunit E translates to MADACRVRAERRAARVAQTVPVGDGAPCHSPSLAANAATGPMAHEQQASSMQPSVRRDGRTATLYCLEDDIIEETEPEAHLQGTIQEQMLYNRKTLREITKTAYESKKQEKFYTAEATIKSIDTSDEWYYIGCGKCNKKLQKEGNHFYCPKCEKEPEKTCPRYKLKLEICDHTATTTCTMFKTEAKKLIKQSARFLIDRDDCDIHEQAEKFQKIYGQGLILQLHCS, encoded by the exons ATGGCAGATGCTTGTCGagttcgtgctgagcgccgggccgcccgcgtcgcccagacggtgcCGGTAGGCGACGGCGCTCCCTGTCATTCTCCGTCGCtcgcggccaacgccgccaccggccccatGGCCCACGAGCAGCAGGCTTCATCGATGCAGCCTTCTGTGCGGCGTGATGGGCGCACCGCCACCCT GTATTGCCTGGAAGATGATATCATAGAGGAAACAGAGCCAGAAGCCCACTTGCAAGGAACAATTCAAGAACAAATGCTCTATAACAGAAAGACACTAAGAGAAATAACTAAAACTGCATATGAATCTAAAAAACAG GAAAAGTTCTATACTGCAGAAGCAACCATTAAGTCAATTGATACATCAGATGAGTGGTACTACATAGGATGCGGCAAATGTAACAAAAAACTACAAAAAGAAGGGAATCACTTCTACTGTCCAAAATGTGAGAAAGAACCTGAGAAGACATGTCCAAG GTACAAACTTAAGCTAGAGATATGTGATCATACTGCAACAACAACTTGCACCATGTTTAAGACAGAAGCAAAAAAACTGATTAAGCAATCTGCAAGATTCTTGATAGATAGGGATGACTGTGATATCCATGAGCAGGCagaaaaatttcagaaaatatatgGGCAGGGATTGATTTTACA ATTACACTGTTCATAG